A genomic segment from Triticum dicoccoides isolate Atlit2015 ecotype Zavitan chromosome 1A, WEW_v2.0, whole genome shotgun sequence encodes:
- the LOC119349972 gene encoding LOW QUALITY PROTEIN: protein FAR1-RELATED SEQUENCE 5-like (The sequence of the model RefSeq protein was modified relative to this genomic sequence to represent the inferred CDS: substituted 2 bases at 2 genomic stop codons) translates to MDPHNRKKITYSNDMYMITGRYGRSSEDTARPDARSADQCLSELDTQHEEEVEPFVDNHFTESLNNLKWDRDMEMDGGNKNCLIDSTDNPFDSDSEDDLPPTLLQRSSDMTAVTAGQQENNGAADEVEQLTQEDILIFLENDSIVAAQSSSQETAKVSDEASKVLCIFWADGYSRKMYELYGNCLSFDTTFKTNRYNLPFAPFVGITGHGQNCLFACSIIENETADTFQWLFETFLHCMGGKSPSTIITDEDAGMKTAIPLVFPHICHRRCLFHIKKKAEEKCTRTFAANKSLHKRKSFVPVYFKKNFFPFIHSTARSEGTNAIFKDNITSTHNVISFLQEYQKISETIQDKEQEQDSITRTNSPTLWAQSELELQAAKINVKYEVYKTPMLAEKDFRIRRFVVIVNMQQQEFSCICGKFQKDGIVCSHVLRVLSHLNMSTLPEKYYIDRWRPKNTKDIRDIRFNVPLELTAGSQHLRYTLLSNRLNEMASDGASTNRKYLYVVAESERVXXRLDEMTKEDELAEAQQANIDKDTTEFDAGPYPDGYGDNLQDPDVAVSKGRPQKGRYKTFMEGLLSKQKVTCSRCGEPDHYKNSCTIILLFFFQAPPKT, encoded by the exons atggatcctcacaatcgcaagaaGATCACCTACTCC AATGATATGTACATGATAACTGGGCGATATGGGAGATCATCCGAAGATACAGCCCGGCCTGATGCTCGTTCTGCAGATCAGTGTTTGTCTGAACTTGATACACAACATGAAGAAGAGGTGGAACCTTTTGTTGACAACCATTTTACAGAAAGCTTGAATAATTTGAAATGGGACAGAGATATGGAGATGGATGGAGGAAACAAAAACTGCTTGATAGATTCAACCGATAATCCTTTTGACAGTGATTCTGAGGATGATCTTCCTCCAACGTTGTTGCAAAGAAGCTCTGATATGACTGCTGTAACTGCTGGACAACAAGAAAATAATGGTGCAGCTGATGAAGTTGAACAATTGACACAGGAAGATATACTGATTTTCCTTGAAAATGACAGTATAGTTGCTGCCCAGAGTTCTAGTCAGGAA ACAGCTAAAGTCTCTGATGAAGCAAGTAAAGTTTTGTGCATTTTCTGGGCTGACGGGTATTCTAGGAAGATGTATGAGCTGTACGGAAACTGCCTCAGCTTTGATACAACATTTAAGACAAACAGATACAACCTTCCATTTGCTCCCTTTGTTGGAATCACAGGACATGGCCAAAACTGTTTGTTTGCTTGCTCTATCATTGAGAATGAAACAGCTGACACCTTCCAATGGTTGTTTGAGACGTTCTTGCATTGCATGGGTGGCAAATCTCCATCCACAATCATCACAGATGAGGATGCTGGGATGAAGACAGCTATCCCTCTAGTTTTCCCCCATATCTGCCACAGACGTTGTTTGTTTCATATTAAAAAGAAGGCTGAGGAAAAATGTACTAGGACTTTTGCTGCAAATAAAAGCCTGCAT AAAAGGAAAAGTTTTGTCCCTGTGTATTTCAAGAAGAACTTCTTCCCCTTCATTCACTCTACTGCACGTAGTGAAGGCACCAATGCCATATTCAAGGACAACATCACGTCAACTCACAACGTGATAAGCTTCCTACAAGAGTACCAGAAGATTTCAGAAACTATACAAGATAAGGAGCAGGAGCAAGACTCTATCACTAGAACAAATTCGCCAACATTGTGGGCACAAAGTGAACTTGAGTTGCAAGCTGCAAAAAT AAATGTGAAATATGAAGTTTACAAGACACCAATGCTAGCTGAAAAAGATTTCAGAATAAGAAGATTTGTTGTGATTGTGAACATGCAGCAACAGGAGTTCAGTTGTATTTGTGGGAAATTTCAGAAGGATGGCATTGTGTGCAGCCATGTCTTGAGAGTACTTTCTCATCTCAACATGTCTACGCTGCCAGAGAAATATTACATAGACAGGTGGAGGCCAAAAAATACAAAGGACATACGGGAcatccgtttcaatgttcctttggaacTAACTGCTGGAAGTCAACACTTAAGGTATACCTTGCTCTCCAACAGGCTCAATGAGATGGCCTCAGATGGTGCATCAACAAACAGAAAATATCTATATGTTGTAGCAGAAAGTGAAAGGGTGTAATAGAGGTTGGATGAGATGACTAAAGAAGATGAACTTGCAGAAGCACAACAAGCAAATATTGACAAGGACACAACAGAGTTTGATGCAGGACCGTATCCTGATGGCTATGGGGACAATCTTCAGGATCCTGATGTTGCAGTATCGAAAGGGCGTCCACAAAAAGGACGTTACAAAACTTTCATGGAAGGTTTACTATCTAAACAGAAAGTCACATGCAGTCGTTGCGGGGAGCCTGATCACTATAAAAATAGTTGTACG ATAATTCTTTTGTTCTTTTTCCAAGCTCCACCAAAAACCTGA